The Armatimonadota bacterium genome window below encodes:
- a CDS encoding methyltransferase domain-containing protein, whose translation MMIAAALLLFQTYKPEYVKMDDHDPNGIGYSYMGREMANYMSHEAAPWLDRPERYKEEAPQLLLDALNLKNGMVVADIGAGSGYLSFPMAAKVAPKGKVIAEEIQTEMLQIIEEKARKNKITNVERLLGTTEDPKLPTSSVDLAIMVDVYHEFDKPYEMMANILKGIKKGGQVVFVEYRKEDPRVPIKELHKMSEAQVKKEMAIFPVRWTRTSNVLPRQHIIFFEKL comes from the coding sequence ATGATGATCGCCGCGGCTCTTTTGCTGTTCCAAACGTACAAGCCTGAGTACGTCAAAATGGACGACCACGATCCCAACGGGATCGGATATAGCTATATGGGGCGAGAGATGGCGAACTACATGAGCCACGAAGCCGCACCCTGGCTAGATCGTCCTGAGCGATACAAAGAAGAAGCTCCGCAACTCTTGCTCGATGCGCTGAACCTCAAGAACGGGATGGTGGTGGCCGACATCGGAGCAGGCAGCGGTTATTTGAGTTTCCCAATGGCAGCCAAGGTTGCGCCGAAAGGAAAGGTGATTGCTGAAGAGATTCAGACCGAGATGCTTCAGATCATCGAAGAAAAAGCTCGAAAGAACAAAATAACAAACGTTGAACGTCTTCTAGGAACCACTGAGGATCCAAAATTACCGACCTCGTCAGTCGATTTGGCGATCATGGTTGATGTTTATCACGAATTTGATAAACCTTACGAGATGATGGCGAACATTTTGAAGGGCATCAAGAAGGGTGGGCAGGTTGTTTTCGTGGAGTACCGCAAGGAGGATCCAAGGGTTCCCATCAAAGAGCTTCACAAAATGAGCGAAGCTCAGGTGAAGAAGGAAATGGCAATTTTTCCTGTTCGGTGGACGCGGACGAGCAATGTCCTACCTCGGCAGCACATCATCTTTTTTGAAAAGTTGTAG
- a CDS encoding AraC family transcriptional regulator, with protein MEQANIVTSFKSAIMTPGCGIDVTELYSTNPSISALRSVRSNDKPHVFNFRVPVGAISAAVRLSGTSILTSHSARATILIQPGTTYLLSAGSYSVIFGKSSSETIFLLADRAALPEIEPFLAANRSRVPHTTIELGRDPILQKVESIKNCPQREPFFRLSSLLMDILERIGSAASEARTLYRLPQLDSAFDKLCHDVIASPRDPWSVPEAAAKCGYSVYHFSRTFKAKTGQGFHEFVNRVRSIQAVLLICEQGKLPEEAFESVGIGPGTSASKVLLKELGLTVADIKKVLALTEAIR; from the coding sequence GTGGAACAAGCAAATATCGTTACGAGTTTCAAATCCGCGATCATGACTCCGGGTTGTGGAATCGACGTTACGGAGCTTTACTCAACCAATCCATCGATTTCCGCTCTGCGAAGTGTCCGGAGTAACGATAAACCGCATGTTTTTAACTTTCGAGTCCCTGTCGGTGCGATCAGTGCGGCTGTTCGCCTCTCGGGTACTTCCATCCTTACGTCACATTCCGCTCGGGCCACTATCTTGATCCAACCAGGTACAACCTACTTGCTTTCGGCTGGCTCGTATTCCGTCATTTTTGGTAAGAGTAGCTCCGAAACGATTTTCCTTTTGGCTGATCGCGCTGCGCTGCCCGAGATCGAGCCATTTCTCGCGGCGAACAGGAGCCGAGTCCCTCACACGACGATCGAACTTGGGCGTGACCCGATTCTACAAAAAGTGGAGTCGATTAAAAATTGCCCCCAGCGAGAGCCGTTTTTTCGGCTATCGTCGCTGCTTATGGACATACTCGAGCGGATCGGTTCCGCCGCTAGCGAGGCTCGTACCCTTTACCGGCTGCCTCAGTTAGACTCCGCTTTCGATAAGCTGTGCCATGACGTGATTGCGTCGCCTAGGGACCCATGGAGCGTCCCCGAGGCGGCCGCGAAATGCGGGTACTCCGTCTATCACTTCTCAAGAACTTTCAAAGCCAAGACGGGGCAAGGATTTCATGAGTTTGTAAACCGCGTTAGGTCGATTCAAGCGGTTCTGCTCATATGCGAACAGGGGAAGCTACCAGAAGAAGCATTTGAAAGCGTTGGAATTGGGCCGGGCACATCGGCAAGCAAAGTACTCCTGAAAGAACTTGGACTAACTGTCGCCGATATCAAGAAGGTTTTGGCGCTAACCGAGGCAATTCGCTGA
- the argG gene encoding argininosuccinate synthase: MSSRILGSLPVGEKVGIAFSGGLDTSVAVAWMREKGAIPYSYTGQLGQVDESDIDGVPQRALDYGAEKARLVDCRPEMVNEGLIALQCGAFHISTGGKTYFNTTPIGRAVTGTLLVRAMAEDGVSIWGDGSTYKGNDIERFYRYGLLANPDLRIYKPWLDRAFVDELGGRKEMSEWLETRKLPYRDSKEKAYSTDANIWGATHEAKDLEFLSNGLHLVEPIMCAKFWDHSVEISAEDVEVEFESGWPVAINGERFSSRVELVERANEIGGRHGLGCSDQIENRIIEAKSRGIYEAPGMALLFAAYERLVNAVHNEATIDNYRTMGRKLGRLMYEGRWFDPQSLMIRDSLQRWVASVVSGSVTLQLRRGDDYSILNTQGENFAYHPEKLSMESGASEFTPEDRIGQLSMRNLDIQDTRSKLLEYGNQKAISMKDILSLPE, encoded by the coding sequence GTGTCCAGCAGAATCCTTGGCTCCCTTCCCGTCGGCGAAAAAGTTGGCATTGCGTTTAGCGGAGGGCTGGATACTAGCGTCGCAGTCGCCTGGATGCGAGAGAAAGGGGCGATTCCTTACAGTTACACCGGCCAGCTCGGGCAGGTTGACGAAAGCGATATTGACGGAGTTCCTCAACGTGCACTCGACTACGGAGCCGAGAAGGCTCGGCTGGTTGACTGCCGTCCAGAGATGGTCAATGAAGGGCTGATCGCCCTCCAGTGCGGAGCGTTTCATATCTCGACCGGCGGCAAAACTTACTTCAACACAACTCCGATAGGCCGCGCCGTGACTGGGACCCTTCTAGTGCGTGCGATGGCTGAGGACGGCGTCAGCATTTGGGGAGACGGAAGCACCTACAAGGGCAACGATATTGAGAGGTTTTATCGATACGGGTTGTTGGCGAATCCTGACTTGAGGATTTACAAGCCTTGGCTGGATCGGGCGTTTGTTGATGAGCTCGGTGGACGGAAGGAGATGTCGGAGTGGTTGGAAACCCGCAAGTTGCCCTACCGGGACAGCAAAGAAAAGGCGTACAGCACGGATGCAAACATCTGGGGAGCGACCCACGAGGCGAAGGACCTTGAATTCCTATCGAACGGACTGCACTTGGTTGAGCCGATCATGTGCGCCAAGTTTTGGGATCATTCGGTGGAGATTTCCGCTGAGGACGTAGAAGTTGAGTTTGAATCCGGTTGGCCGGTAGCGATCAACGGCGAGAGATTCTCGAGCCGAGTCGAATTGGTGGAGAGGGCCAACGAGATAGGCGGACGTCATGGTCTGGGCTGTAGCGATCAGATCGAGAACCGGATTATTGAGGCGAAGTCGCGGGGTATCTACGAGGCTCCCGGGATGGCACTTCTTTTTGCCGCTTACGAGCGGTTGGTGAATGCGGTTCACAACGAGGCAACTATCGACAACTACCGAACGATGGGTAGAAAACTTGGCCGCTTAATGTATGAGGGGCGCTGGTTTGATCCGCAGTCATTGATGATTCGGGATTCACTGCAACGCTGGGTAGCTTCTGTCGTGTCGGGCTCTGTCACCCTTCAGCTCCGGCGGGGCGATGACTACAGCATTCTGAATACGCAGGGTGAGAACTTTGCGTACCACCCCGAGAAACTCAGCATGGAATCGGGCGCCTCGGAGTTCACGCCGGAAGACCGAATTGGGCAGCTTTCGATGCGGAACTTGGATATCCAGGACACTCGTTCAAAGCTTTTGGAATACGGTAACCAGAAGGCCATTAGCATGAAGGATATTCTGAGTCTGCCGGAGTAG
- a CDS encoding group III truncated hemoglobin, whose protein sequence is MRVELASDLVLKKRAELQRSSREIGVSEEYISLLVDTFYDRIQHHEVLGPIFASKIKDWPPHLAKMKLFWEGVALRSAGYQGKLMEVHAGVEQARAWMVPQWLELFEKTLRDTAPNEVVVEHFMLLARNMGARLASTMPSE, encoded by the coding sequence ATGCGCGTTGAACTTGCCTCTGATCTGGTGCTGAAGAAGCGTGCTGAGCTACAACGGTCTTCACGCGAGATTGGGGTAAGTGAGGAGTACATCAGCTTGCTGGTGGACACGTTTTATGATCGGATTCAGCACCACGAGGTGCTGGGTCCGATTTTTGCTTCGAAGATCAAGGACTGGCCACCGCACTTAGCAAAGATGAAGCTGTTTTGGGAAGGCGTCGCCTTGCGGAGCGCTGGGTACCAGGGGAAGCTCATGGAGGTTCATGCTGGAGTTGAGCAGGCAAGGGCATGGATGGTTCCGCAGTGGCTGGAGCTGTTCGAGAAAACCCTTAGAGATACTGCACCTAACGAGGTTGTCGTTGAGCACTTCATGCTTTTGGCTCGGAACATGGGTGCTCGGCTAGCGAGTACCATGCCGTCGGAGTAG